AAGATTTGTGATTTCTGAAGATACTAACATAGTAGGTCTGGATGGCGGCATTTATTATGTGGAGGATTTACAGGAAGGATTTGAAGTCAGGGTTTTCTTTGAACCGGTGATGACTTCCAGTCTTCCACCCATCGCAGAAGCAACTTTGATCCAGCTGGTTTAAGTTGTCGAATCTATTTTTTTGGATTGAATGCTGTAAAAAAGTGCGTGGATCCCGGAAGGCTAAGGTCTTCCTTGTCCTTTCACTTTCTAACATGGAATGTTTACTCAGTTGCTACAATTTTTCGTTGTTTCTGCCATCCAAATAAAAATATTGGATAGCAGCCAAATTTATTGTTTTGTATTATATAATACAAATAGGAATCTATTTAAGGTTGTATCAACATCCCATATTTACTTTAAGTGATACTTCAAATGAGGTGGCCGAATACCATTCCAAATCACGCCTTATGGTGCAATACTATTGGCTTCAGCATTACTATCCTTTTTAATAGCACTTACTTTATGGTACAGGCGTACGTCTCTGGGAGGTTTGACTCTTTTTCTCCTGATGCTTGCAATAATTGAGTGGCAGGTTTGTGCAAGCCTTGAGTCAATTGCTGTAGGGATTCCTGCAAAGGTTTTCTGGTCAAAAATATGCTATGTAGGAACACTGTCCACGCCTGTTCTGCTGCTTGTTTTTTCAATGCAGTATGCAAATCTGGAAAAATGGCTTACCCGGAGGAACCTGATTTTACTTTCTTTGACACCGGTTTCAGTCTTCATTCTGGCTATAACAAATGAATGGCACTATCTGATATGGACAAGTTTTACGCCGCTGTCGGATCCTTCCCTTAATACGATTGTGTATGGTCATGGACCGGCATTCTGGGTGATGATTGCCTATAGTTATATGTTACTCGTTGCCAGTACACTGATTATCTTCCGTTCAAGGCAGAAGTCCAGGCAAATTTACCGGCGCCAGAGTGAACTAATGATTCTGGCTCTCCTGTTCCCATGGCTTGGAAATATATTGTACCTTTTAAAAGTGGGGCTATTTCCGGGCCAGGATATCACTGTGCTTGGTTTCACGGTAGCCGGGATTATGCTTTCATTTAACCTGCACCAGTTCAAATTCCTTGATCTGGTTCCAATGGCACGTGGTAAGCTAATGGAAGAAATGCAGGATGGGCTTCTGGTTGTTGATTCCAGAGGCAGGATTGCAGACGCGAATCATGAGGCTGCGGACATTGTTTCTGTTCATTCTGATAAACTGGTAGGTAAGCATATTGATGATTTGCTTCCGGATCTTGGATCTGCGATTAAGGGAGCTGGCTTACAGGGTGCCGCCTCCCGGGAACTGGAAATTGTGAAAGAGAATTCGAAGTATACATATAATACCAAGATAACACCTTTAGCCGGATTGGAGGGAGACCCTTTTGGCCATCTGGTTTTGCTTCACGATGTTACAGGTCTGAAGCGAGTAGAGGAGATACTTCGTGAAAGTGAGGAGAAGTATCGTGCAATTGTAGAAAGTAGTCACGATGTAGTTTTCATTTACCGTGGTGACAGGTTTTTGTTTGCCAATAACAGTGCCAGTGAAATTA
The window above is part of the Methanohalophilus levihalophilus genome. Proteins encoded here:
- a CDS encoding histidine kinase N-terminal 7TM domain-containing protein; the encoded protein is MASALLSFLIALTLWYRRTSLGGLTLFLLMLAIIEWQVCASLESIAVGIPAKVFWSKICYVGTLSTPVLLLVFSMQYANLEKWLTRRNLILLSLTPVSVFILAITNEWHYLIWTSFTPLSDPSLNTIVYGHGPAFWVMIAYSYMLLVASTLIIFRSRQKSRQIYRRQSELMILALLFPWLGNILYLLKVGLFPGQDITVLGFTVAGIMLSFNLHQFKFLDLVPMARGKLMEEMQDGLLVVDSRGRIADANHEAADIVSVHSDKLVGKHIDDLLPDLGSAIKGAGLQGAASRELEIVKENSKYTYNTKITPLAGLEGDPFGHLVLLHDVTGLKRVEEILRESEEKYRAIVESSHDVVFIYRGDRFLFANNSASEITGYSRDELYNMSVLNVVHPDEREKLAEIIRKRQNGEYAPQKYETLILTRSGETRYMEMATSAITYEGESAFLVSARDTTERKNAEKRLIEAKIRAEDADRIKSEFLANMSHELRTPMNAIIGFAQLLKAQDYGDLSEKQDKYVSNVLQSGTHLLELINGILDLSKVEACEMKFKPELFYLSAVFHEIGLLVQPLARKKHITLDINLETEDIETCADRLKFKQIMYNLLSNAIKFTPEHGCVWVTATDVDGSIRVSVKDNGIGISKSAQKSIFEPFKQVDSSTTRAYGGTGLGLALVKKFVEMHNGEIHVDSEEGKGSVFTFTVPRTCEHFQYPETSESEGEVNLSEEDDDGEKVPIRAYIN